From the Opitutales bacterium genome, the window TTGAGTCGGGGAAATTTATTAACTCCTTATGAAAGGATTACTAATGCTGTCTGTAACAAACCCAATTCAATGGAGCGAAAACCGCGCATAGAGATTATCAACCTTGGAGATGAATTACTCAACGGGATCCGTTTGAATGGGCATCTGACTTACCTGGGTGAAAAATTTGCTGAACGCGGTTTAACCATTGCAAGCGCGAGCATCATTCGTGATCGCCCCAATGACGTAAGGCCGGAGTTTTGCCGCGCATGGGATGCGGCGGATATTATCATTACAACGGGTGGACTTGGACCTACCACCGACGACCTCACCCGCGAGGCAATCGCCGAAGCTCTCGGCCTTTCTCTGGAGTACCACTCCTCAGTAGAAACATCGATTCGCGAACGCTTCGAGCGCCTTGGGCACCCAGTCACCAAGAATAACTTAAAGCAATGCTATGCCCTCAGCGGCGCGAAAATCTTGCCAAATCGACAAGGCACGGCGCCCGGCCAATACCTCACCCGCGATGGAAAACACCTTTTCATGCTACCGGGACCGGTTACGGAATTACACCCTATGTTTGAGGAGCAAGTCCTGCCCATATTGGAAACCCTTGGGTTTGCCGATCCCTATCAGGCTTACATTCAATTACGCACTGTAGGCGTCGGAGAGTCGAAACTCGAAATGCTGCTGCAGCCCCATTTCGCTCAATACCCCGGCCTAGGTATCGGCTACTGCGCTCATCGAGGCGTCGTCGACTTGCGGCTCAGTATTGGCACCGCATCCATGAATCGGATCCAACTCGAAGACCTCGCCGAAACATGTCGCGATGAGTTGGGTGAAGACTTTCTTTGCTACGGTGACCTCAGTTTAGCGCAAGTTGTCTACGATAACCTGCGCTCTACCGATAAAAGCTTTTCAACAGCAGAGTCGTGCACCGGCGGCTTGCTAAGTAGTTCGTTTACCGACGTTCCCGGAGCATCAAAATTTTTCGCAGGGGGTTCTGTCTGTTATAATAATGACGCCAAGATCCAGACTCTAGATATACCAGAAGAAATTCTTATCCAGCACGGAGCGGTCAGCCGTGAGTGTGCCCTAGCCATGGTCACAGGTGCGGCCGAACGCTTCGGCACCGACTACGCTCTATCCATCACCGGATTCGCCGGCCCAGGTGGCGGTTCGCAAGACAACCCTGTGGGAACAATATACATTGGTTATTTCTCCCCGTCCGGCATCTGGTCGCACAAAGAAGTGTTCGCCGGCTCGCGTGAAAGCATCAAAGAACGAGCTGTAATCGCCGCACTCGATTTCATGCGCCGCCGCCTCCACAGCGCACGTGTTGAAGATTTTATGGCCACGGAACTGGATTAGCGTTCAAGCGTAGATCCAGTAAGGCTCATTATAAAGCAGGGTGGCACAGCAAACCAGGAGTTGCCAGCTTCCCGATCCAACGTTGGCTTAGTGCTATGTCCGACCAGGTCACCACGCTCACTTTCTTTCGCTACCCGAAGTTTTTTCAGCGGGCGTGGGCGTTCACCATGATGCAGTTCGCTCAGGGTCCGTTGAACCGGACCGAAGACCTAGTCTTCTACCGCCTCCTGGGCACCGGAAAAGGCGAGACATTTAACCCGCGACCCGAGTGGTCAGTTTATGGGCTCCTACAAGTTTGGCCCAATGAGGCTACGGCTGAAAAATTCCTGAGCACGCACCCCCTGATGGCCCGTTATCGCCGCGTAGCATCGGAGGCCTGGACTATTTTCATGACATGCCAGAAGGCACATGGTGAATGGGCTAGGGCAAATCCCTTTGAAGAGCAGGGTGAATCGGCAAATCCAGATGCACCTGTCGCCGCAATCACACGGGCCACGATACGCCTCAAGAGTTTACCAAAATTCTGGAAATATGTCCCCACATCCCAGGCTCCGCTAGCAAACGCTGAAGGGCTGGTCTATAAAATAGGTATTGGCGAAGTGCCCATCGCTCAGATGGCGACATTCAGCATCTGGGAAAGTACGCGAGCGCTCAAAGCTTACGCCTACCAAAGCCCAGAACACATGGAAGCGATCCGCAAGACGCGCGAGTTGGGTTGGTATAAGGAAGAACTCTTCTCCCGCTTCACGCCGTATCGGTCAGAGGGGTCCTGGGGTGGACGCGATTTTGGGGAGTTGCTGAAGGGGGCATGAATCAGCTCTGTGGTAGGGGCGGATCGCCGAGCCGCCTGGCTGTTTGATCTGGGTCAATCCTCAGCATACTGCCTCGAGAAGATCCCATCAAAAACCCCAGAAATCACACCATAAAGTGCCCCCAGCGGCGACAGAGCGCCGCTGCTACAACACGCTTTACTCCGCCTTCATCGAAACCGCTGGAACTTCGTCCTCCTTCGGCTCACCAAAGGACCAGTAGGCACGCCATGCGCCCTTGAGCAACCGACCAATATCATTGAAGATAATAAAGTTTATCGGCAGCAAAATAAGCGTCACGAAGGTGGTAAATACGATGCCGAAGCCCAGCGATACTGCCATCCCTTTAAGGAATTGAGCCTGGGTACTTTGCTCTAACAGGAGCGGAGTCAGCCCCATAAAGGTCGTCAACGAGGTAAGAATGATCGCCCGAAAACGCGCGGCTCCCGCCGTATTGACCGCCTCAAATAGAGACATGCCGCTCTTCAGCCGTTTGTTTATGTAGTCGAGAAAGACAATACTGTCATTCACCGCTACACCAAACAGGGCCAACATACCAAACTGGCTGAGCTGGCTCACACTCTCACCCACGATGATGTGTCCCAGAAGCGCCCCGGCTACGCCAAAGGGGATAGTAGTAACAAAAACAATAATAGGCTGAATGTAGCTTTTCGTCGCAATCGCCATGAGCGCATAGACCAGAAACATGACCAGGATAATGCCCTGAAACAGCGCCCTCGCTGAATCACGACGCTCCTCCTCCTCACCTTCCAGACTGTAACGCATCCCAGAAAAACCATCAACGATGCCTGGCAGCTGCGTGCGTAAATCCTCCAAAACTGCGTCTACATCCGTCGCCGTCGCATCCAGATCGGCAGTGACGTTGATAGTTCTGTTTCGATCAACACGGGTGATGGCCGAAAACCCGCGCCCAATCTCCATTTCTGCCACACTGTCAAAAGGCACCGTGCCGCCGCGCGGCGTCTGGACTTTCATATTGCGCAAATCTTCGATCGATCGGCGGTCATCCAGCGGAAAGCGAATCATCACACGCACATCATCACGCACACGTTGGATGCGCTGGGCTTCCAGACCAAAGAAGGACTGCCGCGCCTGACGCGTGAGGTCATTGAGCGTGATACCAAAGGCCTCCGCCTCAGGCCGAAGCTGTAGCTTGATCTCCTGCTTTCCGTTTTGAAAACTGTCCTTGATATCAAAAAGGCCATTTACGGTGAAGAGATAGTCTCGGATCTGTTCCGAAGCCGCAGCGAGATCCTCAAAACTTGGACCCGACAACTGCACATCTACAGGCTCGCCACCGCGGCCAATACTAGCCCGAAAAGACAATTCTTCTGCTCCTGGGATCACTCCAATATAACGCCGCATCTTGCCCATGAGTTCACGACTAGTGAGGCCAGAGAAGACCTCAGGAAGTACCTCGGGTGGCATGAGCTGAAAACTGACGCCACCCAAGTGACTCTGACCGGTCCCGCGCCCAGGACGCGTGG encodes:
- a CDS encoding competence/damage-inducible protein A, whose translation is MERKPRIEIINLGDELLNGIRLNGHLTYLGEKFAERGLTIASASIIRDRPNDVRPEFCRAWDAADIIITTGGLGPTTDDLTREAIAEALGLSLEYHSSVETSIRERFERLGHPVTKNNLKQCYALSGAKILPNRQGTAPGQYLTRDGKHLFMLPGPVTELHPMFEEQVLPILETLGFADPYQAYIQLRTVGVGESKLEMLLQPHFAQYPGLGIGYCAHRGVVDLRLSIGTASMNRIQLEDLAETCRDELGEDFLCYGDLSLAQVVYDNLRSTDKSFSTAESCTGGLLSSSFTDVPGASKFFAGGSVCYNNDAKIQTLDIPEEILIQHGAVSRECALAMVTGAAERFGTDYALSITGFAGPGGGSQDNPVGTIYIGYFSPSGIWSHKEVFAGSRESIKERAVIAALDFMRRRLHSARVEDFMATELD
- a CDS encoding DUF3291 domain-containing protein codes for the protein MSDQVTTLTFFRYPKFFQRAWAFTMMQFAQGPLNRTEDLVFYRLLGTGKGETFNPRPEWSVYGLLQVWPNEATAEKFLSTHPLMARYRRVASEAWTIFMTCQKAHGEWARANPFEEQGESANPDAPVAAITRATIRLKSLPKFWKYVPTSQAPLANAEGLVYKIGIGEVPIAQMATFSIWESTRALKAYAYQSPEHMEAIRKTRELGWYKEELFSRFTPYRSEGSWGGRDFGELLKGA